CTCCCGTCCCCCCCCTCAGCCTGTGGGGAGGGGCCGAGGCGGGACACCCGGtttgcccccgcccccaccctgtTGGCTCTGGCAGCCACTCATCCCTGCCAGTCGCAGGGGAGGCGCTGCGCCCCCGGCCCGAGCCGATCGGGGGCTCCTGGCGCCAGCCTCGCTCCAGAACGCGCAGGAGGACCTCCTGCCGTCTGACTTGAGTCCTGCTGCTGCAGTACACGCCCCTTCGGCAGCCAGGGTGGGGCCCAGAGCGAACCTGGCCCCTCCCGCCCCTGCCTCGCCTTTGGGTCGCTGGTGAGTGGGGCGCATGGCGAGTTCCTTGAGATTGGGGTGGGGGCGTCagaggctggaggaaggggcaGACTTCTCCAGGCCAAACCCTAccatgagagagagggagagagaagtgggTTGCCCCCACCATTGTAGAGGTGGGCCGTGGCGAGGGTCACCAGGGCCAGGAAGACCTGGCCTGCCTTGGAGGAGCCAGGCTGGGACTTCCCTacgggggaggggggcggcgcAGCAGACAGGAAAGGTGCTGAGGAGGATGAGAAGAAGGGAATGGAGCCCCTCTGTCAACCCCCCTCCCAAAGGTTGTGGCATTTCTTTCCTGGGATTGtcacattttcttattctttttttggaCTGGGCGGGCTCGGGGAcgttctttttccttctgtggaGCAGAGCAGCAGCCGCTCCCGAGGGAGCCTCGGTCCCCAGAGGCCAAACTTGCTGCCTGTCCAGCTTCTCCCATCCCAGACTTAGGGGCCAAAGcctggaggggctggggaaggggagggagcccCCTCCCACGTGCCCGAATGAGGGGCGGGAACCCTGGTTCAGACCCTGGACCCCCACCAAGAAAGAGAGCAGGTGCCCCAGGGGTACAGGTGGCCCCAGCCAGCCTGAGGAGGGTGCAGGGAGCCAGGCCCAGGGATGGGTGACCAGGTGCAGGGCCTACAACCAGGACAGAAGGGGCGGCCTCTccgcctgcccctccccaccccagactcGGCCCCAGCACCTGGGCCCTGCACCCTCAGGCAGCTCCCCTTGTCCAAGTCAGAGCTGAGTTGGAGAAGGCAGCCTAGAGGGGTACAGCCTTCCgggtgctgggggggggggggggttggggccCTGCCCCCACTCACAGTGGGTAGGGGTGCAGAGGAGGAAGAGCGGCTCTGCCTGGGGAAGTCACAGCCCGTCTGGGGTACAGCTACCAGACCTCAGAGGTTGCCACACCCCTTCCTTTCCCTAGAAACTTGACCCCTGAGGGTAGGCATGCTGTCGGGCTGCTTCTTCCCCATCTGTTTGCTGGAAGCCAGTGGGATCCAGTTTGAGGGTCGCCCCCAGCGATCTCAGGGGAAGCCAGGCAGGTGGCCGAGTGGCCAAGGCCCCGTGGGACCCTACACCTGGCCCCCAGATTTGGGTCAAGGCCGAGGCCTCCGCACGCCCAGGCTCTGGAGGCAGAGGTGCCCCAGCTGTGCATATCCCGGGCTGTCACCTCTGAGCGCAGCACTTGGTCAGtggctgggaggcaggagctACCTAGCCTGGTGACTGACCCGGGGCCTGTCCCAGAGCGTCCACTTTCCTCTCCTGCCATCGGACACCCCACGAGGCCAACATGGACCAAACAGACGTTAAAAGGCCAAGAGCTGAGGGATGGGGGGCAGCAGGGAGGATGATCATTTAGTgagaaaataaagtgaaaccAAGTCCTGAGCATCTCGCGGCGGGTTTTCAGGAAGGTCCGCGCGGCAGACGTGCCAGGGGGCGCCCCCGGCCCCGGCGGTGGGGCGGGGCGCCTCGCCTGGGCCGAGGTGGGCGCAGGCCGAGGTAGAGGTTGGGAGGCAGGTGGGGAGGCGTTCAAAACTGCCTCCTGGACCCTGATTGGCCGCCCCCGCGGCTCGGGTCCGCGGGTTTCCCGCGGGGGCCGCTCACCAGGATGGGGCGCCGGCGTCCCCCGCGCGCCCGCACCGTGGAAGGTGCGCCCCGACGCCGAGCGGAAGGGACCCCGCGGCTCCGACCCGCCCGGGAGCAGGacgcgccccctcccccgccgccgcccggcgcgcccgccctgccctgccctgccctgcggCGAGGCCTGGGGCCGCAGCGGTTTCCGCAGCCtggcggggggggaggggaagggaggccgGGAGACCCTGGGCGCGGGAAGGTGCCAGCCGAGTGTTCGGGTGCCGGGCCAGTGACCGGGCCGAGAAGGTGGCGGTCCCTGGCGGCTCTCGGCCCTCCTCACCGGCTCCTGCTGCACTTCCCGCACCCTCAGGACGTCCCGCCCCAGCCCCAAGTCCTACTCAAGTCCTCCTTGTCGCAGGCCTGGTCTGCTGCCCCTACTGAGTCCCCAGGAGCAGGTGGGGAGCCTCCCCAGGGCTGATCCGGACTCCTTCGTGGGGAGCAACCCTCACCACCTCCCACCAGCCGAGGAAAACCTGGGATGGAGGGagctgggatgggggggggggtctaaATGTCTGACCACCACCCCTATGCACCGCCCTTATAGCCCCAGACTCTGAGGACCTCCAGCCCCCCTGGGAGGGGCCAGGAGCCGGAAACCAAGAAAGAGGAACCCTGGCTTCCGGCTTCCCAGGGAGCGAGCAGATGGGGGTGTCCCAGAACCTCCTGTGGAGATCTTGTCTGGGGTCCCCTCCTTCCTGACCTCACATCCCCTCACAGCCACAGTGTAGACTGGAGTGGGGGTCAGGGCCTGGGCAGAGCGGTCTGGAGGCGGGAGgccgggcagggggcggggggacgCCTCCGGGAGGATCGGGACCTCTCCAGGGCGGCAGGCCGCCACCGGTGTCAGGTTCTCCGTGAGAGTCCCGGCCTCTCTTCTCAGAGCCCCAGGCTGTGGTGAGGGTCCTGGAGCAGGCACCACGGAGCCCCGGCAACCTCTTCCACCCACCCATGCCCACCCCGCCTGAGGCTGAGAAGCAGGTGGGCCGCCTCCACCGCTGACTCTGTCCCTCGGGGGCTGGGGGTATGACTAGGAGTTGGGAGACCCTTGGACACCTGGGAGGCCAGAAGGGTCATGCCCCCCCCCCGGGAGCAAGCACGGCCCCCAGCAggcaggcggggggcggggggtgaagCAGGTGGTTCCGACAGGTTCTGCCTGGAGGCTGAGGTGGCCCCGTCTTCCCCCAGCACACAGGGCCAGAGGAGGGGGACCAGCCTCCCTCCATGTCCAGTCCTGATGCGGCCCCCCCGGCCCCCCCCGGGCGAAACCCCTGCTGCTTGTGCTGGTGCTGCTGTTGCAGCTGCTCTTGGTACGTGGGCCTGGGGTGCACCGTGTGCCCGGCGGGGAGGGGGGCACTGAGCGGACCTGGGGCCCAGGACCCCACTCAGCCCCTCGGGGGCCTTTGAGGCATCACCCACAGCCCTCGTCCAGGGGCCTGGTGACCGGCGGCCAGTGCCCAGGCCCCTCTGTGTGTGTGACTTTCATGGCTGGTGTACCGAGGTTGTGTCCACATGCAGGCACCTAGCCAGCACGTGCACGCGcacgtgtgtgcgcgcgtgcgcgcGTGTCTACTGTAAGCCGGCCCAGACTGGCCCTGGGGACCCACAGCAGAACAAAAGCAGGTCCTACAGATTGTGTCAGGTGGAGGAGCTTTAAGCAGAGACCTGGCCCTGGGACAGTGCAGGGGGTGGACATGGGGCCTCCAGGGGGACTGTGGTTTCTAGGCACGTAGGGAACCTGTTGGGGTTTTTGTGCCTTGCAGAGGCCTGGCCCTTTTCgggcttccatctcttggctgtTGAGTGGACAGCGCTGAGGGGACCCAAAGGGGGATCAGCTGACCAGTGCAGTGAGCAACTGAGGCCTGAAACAGCAGAGGGAGCGCCTGGGGGTAGAGACACGAGGCCGTGAATTGTTAGGGCCCGCTGAGCATCTGGCCGTGGGGGCCAAGCGGGGAGTCTGGCGTCTGGCgggtgggggtagggtgggaCTGAGTTCTGCCTGGCCCTTTGAGTTTGAGGTGTCCATTAGCTGTCTCAGTGGCCCTGGGGAGCCAGCACTGACGCTGTGCCAGGAACGCAGGAGAGAAGCAGGACCCCGAGGGAGAGTCAGGGGTCAGACACACGGGCTGGGGGCTTTCTCCACATCAGCCGGAGTCTCTGGGAGACAGCAGTGGGGGTCGAGGTCAGGCCAGGGAGGGAGAGGTACCCCAGGGGCCTGTGAAGCACCAAAGGCAAGAAAACGGGCCCAGGGCCGGACTGGAGTGTGGGAAAGGAGCAGACCCACCCTGCAGGGGGTTCACACGTGTGCTGAGAGCCCCTAGGCCTCGTGCCCATACAGACACGTGTCGGTGTCACTGTGTGACCAGCCTCCTGCGCGCACACGCGTGCCGCGGAGGGCAGTGCCACCTTCCCCTCTGCCGGCAGGAACGAGGAGCGGCGGCGAGCGTGGCGGGCCTCCCGGGAGAGCAggctgcagcccctccccagctgcGAAGCCTGGTGAGTCCTGGCCGGGGGTCTGCGCGGTGTGGGCGGGTGGGGGGATCCgggcggagggggcggggcctggcgcgGCCGGTGGCGGATACCCGGATGCGCATTCCCCGCAGCGCCACGCCGAGCCCCGAGGAGGTGCGGAGCTGGGCGCAGTCCTTCGACAAGCTGATGCACAGCCCAGCGGGCCGCAGCGTGTTCCGGGAGTTCCTGCGCACCGAGTACAGCGAGGAGAACATGCTCTTCTGGCTGGCGTGCGAGGAGCTCAAGGCCGAGGCCAACCAGCACGTGGTGGACGAGAAGGCGCGCCTCATCTACGAGGACTATGTGTCCATCTTGTCCCCCAAGGAGGTGCGCCGcgcggggccggggtggggggcgggggcgcctGCGGGCCCCTGACCGCGGCCCCTGTCCCGCAGGTGAGCCTGGACTCCCGGGTGCGGGAGGGCATCAACAAGAAGATGCAGGAGCCGTCGGCGCACACGTTTGACGACGCGCAGCTGCAGATTTACACGCTGATGCACCGAGACTCCTACCCCCGCTTCCTCAGCTCCCCCGCCTACCGCGCCCTGCTGCTCCGGGGGCGCTCCACGTCCTCCAGTGAAGCCTAGACTGCCCACCGTGGCTGCCTGGACGCGGGACCCCTCCCGCGGGCAGAGACTCCTTTCACAAGAGCGCTTCACGTGTGGGGCACACCCGCCGGGCCCAGCGCCCCGGGCGGTCCCAGGCAGGAGCTCCGGGTGCAGGGCAGGCCAGaagcccccttccccacccagagGACCCAGCGCCCCAGGATCCAGCCGAGAGGCAGGCGTGAGGGCCTCTGGGCCTAGGCGGCCCctccagcaccaccacccccactgaGCGCTTCCTGCTGGGGTTCCCACCTGGTGAAAGGAGGCGCCCTCCCTGAAAGCATCCTGGACCCACAAAGCTCACAAGGTCCTCCTCCCCGGGCTCCTGGGGGCCCTGAGAAATGCCTTTGGTGGAGAACAGAACCCCTGTACTGTCTAGTTCTGTGACAAGAGGAGACCTCCAGCTGGTGCCATCTGCACC
This DNA window, taken from Balaenoptera ricei isolate mBalRic1 chromosome 15, mBalRic1.hap2, whole genome shotgun sequence, encodes the following:
- the RGS19 gene encoding regulator of G-protein signaling 19 isoform X2; the encoded protein is MSSPDAAPPAPPGRNPCCLCWCCCCSCSWNEERRRAWRASRESRLQPLPSCEACATPSPEEVRSWAQSFDKLMHSPAGRSVFREFLRTEYSEENMLFWLACEELKAEANQHVVDEKARLIYEDYVSILSPKEVSLDSRVREGINKKMQEPSAHTFDDAQLQIYTLMHRDSYPRFLSSPAYRALLLRGRSTSSSEA
- the RGS19 gene encoding regulator of G-protein signaling 19 isoform X1, whose product is MPTPPEAEKQHTGPEEGDQPPSMSSPDAAPPAPPGRNPCCLCWCCCCSCSWNEERRRAWRASRESRLQPLPSCEACATPSPEEVRSWAQSFDKLMHSPAGRSVFREFLRTEYSEENMLFWLACEELKAEANQHVVDEKARLIYEDYVSILSPKEVSLDSRVREGINKKMQEPSAHTFDDAQLQIYTLMHRDSYPRFLSSPAYRALLLRGRSTSSSEA